The following coding sequences lie in one Synechococcus sp. CC9902 genomic window:
- a CDS encoding histidine kinase, with product MVDDGPKGRQQLKLLLVAARHQLSGQDLRGLVHYLEREDLGFEVTLQVADPTQQPELLELHRLVVTPALIKLQPSPKQVFAGSNILQQLKGWVPRWKQDGVVSGLGLSLRPTELDGSRTQKELQLEDQLLVLRQENETLIDRIHAQERLLRMVAHELRTPLTAAALALQSQRLGQIDMDRFQDVVTRRLEEMEALSKDLLEVGTTRWETLFNPQRLDLASVSAEVILELEKLWLGRNVEIRTDIPSDLPKVFADQRRMRQVLLNLLENALKYTGNGGHIALSMLHRTNQWVEVSVCDSGPGIPNEEQQRIFLDRVRLPQTSDRTTGFGVGLSVCRRIVEVHGGRIWVVSEPEEGACFTFTVPIWQGQGQEWGQAVLTEGQADP from the coding sequence GTGGTCGATGACGGTCCTAAAGGTCGCCAGCAGCTGAAGCTGCTGCTGGTGGCCGCCCGTCATCAACTTTCCGGGCAAGATTTGCGCGGCTTGGTGCATTACTTGGAACGGGAGGATCTCGGCTTTGAAGTCACGCTTCAAGTTGCAGACCCCACCCAACAACCGGAGCTTTTGGAGCTGCACCGACTGGTGGTCACACCAGCGCTAATCAAGCTTCAGCCCTCACCGAAACAGGTGTTTGCTGGGAGCAACATCCTTCAACAGCTCAAAGGCTGGGTGCCGCGCTGGAAGCAGGACGGCGTAGTGAGCGGCCTTGGCCTCAGCTTGCGGCCAACGGAACTGGACGGCAGCCGCACCCAAAAGGAACTTCAACTGGAGGATCAGCTGCTGGTTCTCCGTCAGGAAAACGAAACCCTGATCGACAGGATTCATGCCCAGGAACGCCTTCTGCGCATGGTGGCCCATGAGCTGCGCACACCCTTAACCGCCGCTGCGTTAGCGCTGCAGAGCCAACGCCTCGGGCAAATCGACATGGATCGATTCCAAGACGTCGTCACCCGACGCCTGGAAGAGATGGAAGCGCTCTCGAAAGATCTCCTCGAAGTTGGCACCACGCGATGGGAAACGCTGTTCAATCCTCAACGGCTCGACCTTGCAAGCGTTTCGGCGGAGGTGATCTTGGAATTAGAAAAACTTTGGCTCGGTCGGAATGTAGAGATTCGAACCGATATTCCCAGCGACTTGCCCAAGGTTTTTGCCGATCAACGGCGCATGCGCCAGGTGTTGCTCAATTTGCTGGAAAACGCCCTGAAATACACCGGCAATGGAGGCCATATCGCGCTCTCCATGCTTCACAGAACCAATCAGTGGGTCGAAGTGAGCGTCTGTGACAGCGGACCTGGTATTCCGAATGAAGAGCAGCAACGAATTTTTCTCGATCGTGTGCGATTACCGCAAACCTCAGACCGAACCACTGGCTTTGGAGTGGGTTTGTCCGTATGCCGTCGGATTGTCGAAGTCCACGGGGGACGAATTTGGGTGGTCTCTGAACCAGAGGAGGGGGCTTGTTTCACCTTCACCGTGCCGATCTGGCAGGGCCAAGGACAGGAATGGGGTCAGGCCGTCTTGACGGAGGGTCAGGCTGACCCGTAA
- the pepN gene encoding aminopeptidase N, with protein sequence MAAVAPIRLADYTPWAFQLPVIELNVDVQSNHVVVSSRLELTPQSAGAPLLLRGVDLTIESLAIDDVPLEPSEWSYREGLLTINKTPAQPFVLATRCRIDPYNNSSLEGLYASCGLLSTQCEAEGFRRISLHPDRPDVLSQWRVRIEAPRGSCPVLLSNGNPIGTEAVGTDRHAVTWDDPFPKPSYLFALVAGDLREIRDRYTTSSGRDVALRLHVEAGDEAFTAHAMASLKRSMAWDESVYNLEYDLDEYNIVAVRHFNMGAMENKSLNIFNSKLVLADAETATDAELERIESVIAHEYFHNWSGNRITCRDWFQLSLKEGLTVFRDQSFTADLHSESVKRIEDVSMLRNTQFREDAGPTAHPVKPAEYQAIDNFYTTTIYEKGAELIRMLHTLLGETRFMRGMATYVSRFDGTAATTEDFVQAIADGACADGQPLGFDLAKFRQWYHQAGTPHLEVKRSWDDALGQMTVQMKQSTSATPGQPEKQPLVLPLAMALVGPEGRVGDEALVVMDGDTMTTTLQGQPNSPAPALSFLRRFSAPLIVQMDQSLQENLQLFSADDDPFSRWDAGQRLARQVLLARAQGGCDQAVEAALIEAMQQRITAGQATDRADLAALLSLPGMAELEALQSPVDPLALYDAMRSWTAELGRQLQVPLRQVLSVVRHDWPLAWPAGQGGRALTGLAWRWLAAAGDEEVRREALQAVSGSSMTLARSALRALQPLEVEERDQALACFYDRWQNKPVILDAWFALEASAPRLNGLERVQQLLEHPRFDPLAPNSLRAVLGGFTANVTTFHAVDGSGYRFMAEQVAAVDARNPITASRMAKVFSRCGSYGPERQRVMREAINLLASYPLSANTAEVVQLLNP encoded by the coding sequence ATGGCAGCTGTTGCACCCATCCGCTTAGCGGATTACACGCCTTGGGCTTTCCAACTGCCTGTCATTGAACTCAACGTTGATGTCCAGTCGAATCATGTTGTTGTTAGCAGCCGGTTGGAGCTGACGCCGCAGTCTGCAGGCGCTCCACTTCTTCTGCGGGGTGTCGATCTCACGATTGAGAGTTTGGCCATCGACGATGTTCCTTTGGAACCGTCTGAATGGTCCTATCGGGAGGGTCTCCTCACCATCAACAAGACCCCGGCGCAGCCTTTTGTGCTGGCGACGCGCTGTCGGATTGATCCGTACAACAACAGTTCCCTTGAGGGTCTTTACGCCAGCTGTGGCTTGCTCAGTACCCAATGCGAGGCGGAGGGCTTCCGCCGAATCAGCTTGCATCCCGACCGGCCTGATGTGTTGAGCCAATGGCGGGTGCGGATTGAAGCGCCGCGAGGCAGTTGCCCGGTCTTGCTTAGTAATGGCAACCCCATTGGCACAGAAGCTGTCGGAACTGATCGCCATGCCGTCACTTGGGACGACCCATTTCCAAAACCTTCCTATCTCTTTGCTCTTGTGGCTGGTGATCTAAGGGAGATTCGCGATCGTTACACCACCTCGTCGGGGCGCGACGTGGCATTGCGGCTTCACGTTGAGGCCGGTGATGAAGCGTTCACGGCCCATGCCATGGCATCGCTGAAACGATCGATGGCTTGGGACGAATCGGTTTACAACCTGGAATATGACCTTGATGAGTACAACATTGTCGCTGTGCGTCACTTCAACATGGGCGCAATGGAAAATAAAAGTCTGAATATTTTTAATTCGAAGCTGGTCTTGGCAGATGCAGAAACGGCGACAGATGCTGAATTGGAGCGGATCGAAAGTGTTATTGCCCATGAGTATTTTCACAACTGGAGTGGTAATCGGATCACTTGTCGAGATTGGTTTCAACTATCCCTTAAAGAAGGCCTTACCGTCTTCCGTGATCAAAGTTTTACGGCAGATCTACACTCAGAGTCGGTGAAACGAATTGAGGATGTTTCGATGTTGAGAAACACTCAGTTTCGTGAGGATGCCGGCCCAACGGCTCATCCTGTTAAGCCCGCTGAGTATCAAGCAATCGATAATTTCTACACAACAACGATCTACGAAAAGGGTGCGGAGTTAATTCGCATGCTGCACACACTTCTGGGTGAAACCCGGTTCATGCGCGGTATGGCCACTTATGTCAGTCGCTTTGATGGAACGGCAGCAACCACGGAAGATTTTGTCCAAGCCATTGCCGATGGGGCCTGCGCCGATGGACAGCCCCTTGGCTTTGATCTGGCGAAGTTTCGTCAGTGGTATCACCAAGCGGGTACGCCGCATTTGGAGGTGAAGCGCTCCTGGGACGACGCCCTTGGGCAGATGACAGTGCAGATGAAGCAGTCCACCTCTGCGACCCCCGGTCAGCCGGAGAAGCAACCATTGGTTCTGCCACTGGCGATGGCGTTGGTGGGACCCGAGGGTCGTGTTGGCGACGAGGCCTTGGTGGTGATGGATGGCGACACGATGACTACCACCCTTCAAGGGCAGCCCAATTCTCCGGCTCCGGCGCTGTCATTTTTGCGTCGTTTTTCGGCTCCGCTGATCGTTCAAATGGATCAGTCGTTGCAGGAAAATCTCCAGTTGTTTTCGGCCGACGACGATCCTTTTTCGCGCTGGGATGCGGGCCAGCGCCTTGCTCGGCAAGTGCTCCTGGCGCGGGCTCAGGGTGGATGTGATCAGGCGGTGGAAGCGGCTCTGATCGAGGCGATGCAGCAGCGCATCACGGCCGGCCAGGCCACGGATCGAGCCGATTTAGCAGCGCTGTTGTCGTTGCCGGGTATGGCTGAACTGGAAGCCCTCCAGAGCCCTGTCGACCCACTAGCCCTATACGACGCCATGCGTTCTTGGACCGCCGAGCTTGGGCGCCAGCTTCAGGTGCCGTTGCGCCAGGTGTTGTCAGTTGTGCGTCACGATTGGCCGCTGGCATGGCCCGCCGGTCAAGGCGGTCGAGCCTTGACCGGCTTGGCTTGGCGCTGGCTGGCAGCGGCGGGTGATGAGGAGGTTCGTCGTGAGGCACTTCAGGCGGTGTCTGGCTCGTCGATGACTCTGGCGCGGTCTGCTTTGAGGGCCCTGCAACCCCTAGAAGTGGAGGAGCGAGATCAGGCATTGGCCTGTTTCTACGACCGCTGGCAAAACAAGCCGGTCATCCTTGATGCGTGGTTTGCCCTTGAAGCATCCGCCCCAAGGCTCAACGGATTGGAGCGCGTTCAGCAACTGTTGGAGCATCCCCGTTTTGATCCCCTTGCGCCGAATTCACTGCGTGCTGTTTTGGGTGGTTTCACCGCCAATGTCACCACCTTCCATGCCGTTGATGGCAGTGGCTATCGGTTTATGGCGGAACAAGTGGCTGCTGTCGACGCGCGCAATCCGATTACGGCGTCTCGCATGGCCAAGGTCTTTAGCCGCTGTGGAAGTTACGGGCCTGAGCGTCAGCGGGTGATGCGGGAGGCGATCAACCTATTGGCCTCCTATCCCCTCTCCGCCAATACGGCTGAAGTGGTGCAGTTGCTCAACCCATGA
- a CDS encoding AhpC/TSA family protein, whose amino-acid sequence MKAPEALLRRLAQTPDTAHGSRRLAVVMGQLGDFDSLEYAQVLVPRMDSLRNQGVTVQVFAIGDAAGADRFCGFTGFPREQLQVDPAPTLHEQLGLEAGLTTPGGPWPGFLLMCAGIGSPGTLQEVFRGYTGDRQAPQLFADEDLVQASPLPSFRGRMFRRAGGDGFQRPFELATWRLRNMNEVLGNWRTYVPCDDFIAQRGATYLLDSDDTLLYQHRDKSLLGYSETMATPLAFLDQYL is encoded by the coding sequence ATGAAAGCACCAGAAGCACTGTTACGCCGTCTCGCTCAAACGCCAGATACGGCACACGGTTCAAGGCGGTTGGCGGTGGTGATGGGGCAATTAGGCGATTTTGATTCCTTGGAATACGCCCAGGTGCTCGTCCCCCGGATGGATTCTTTGCGAAACCAAGGCGTCACCGTTCAGGTGTTCGCCATTGGTGACGCCGCCGGGGCGGATCGCTTTTGTGGATTTACAGGTTTTCCCCGCGAGCAACTCCAGGTTGACCCTGCTCCAACCTTGCATGAGCAATTGGGCCTTGAGGCAGGATTGACGACGCCGGGTGGGCCTTGGCCCGGTTTTTTATTGATGTGCGCTGGTATTGGTTCTCCAGGGACCCTGCAGGAGGTGTTTCGCGGTTACACGGGCGATCGTCAGGCCCCGCAACTGTTCGCTGACGAGGACCTGGTGCAGGCCTCGCCTCTGCCGTCTTTTCGCGGAAGGATGTTCCGCCGGGCCGGTGGTGATGGTTTCCAGAGACCATTTGAATTGGCGACTTGGCGACTGAGAAATATGAATGAAGTGCTTGGAAACTGGCGCACCTATGTGCCTTGTGATGACTTCATTGCCCAGCGTGGGGCTACTTATTTATTAGATAGTGATGACACATTGTTATATCAACACCGCGATAAAAGCTTGCTGGGTTATTCCGAAACGATGGCAACACCATTGGCTTTTTTGGATCAATACCTCTAA
- a CDS encoding rhomboid family intramembrane serine protease, which yields MRGRFLLPVLLLGLAWAQEVFDQVLFSGNWNLPMGPGLPWWGVLSAPFSHSGFGHLLSNSVIFLVLSWLVLTRGVRDYLSVWVAVLVMNVPIALLWPTRSHGLSGVIYGLLGYLLLIGWIEKKILPIVLSLVAFWLYGSAIMALIPGISPAGVSWVGHAGGFMAGLIAAWTQGNDNPKAT from the coding sequence ATGCGCGGGCGATTTCTCCTGCCAGTGCTGTTGCTGGGACTGGCCTGGGCTCAGGAAGTTTTCGACCAAGTGCTCTTCTCTGGCAACTGGAATCTGCCAATGGGTCCAGGTCTGCCGTGGTGGGGAGTTCTCAGCGCTCCGTTTAGCCACTCTGGCTTTGGGCATTTACTGTCCAACAGTGTGATTTTTCTCGTTCTGAGCTGGTTGGTGCTCACCCGAGGGGTTAGGGATTACCTGTCTGTCTGGGTGGCAGTTCTGGTGATGAATGTACCAATCGCGCTGTTGTGGCCCACCCGAAGCCATGGACTCTCTGGCGTGATTTATGGGCTGCTCGGTTATCTCTTATTGATTGGTTGGATTGAGAAAAAAATTCTGCCGATCGTGTTGAGCCTGGTGGCATTTTGGTTGTACGGATCAGCAATCATGGCCTTGATTCCAGGGATCTCCCCAGCGGGGGTGAGCTGGGTTGGCCACGCTGGAGGATTCATGGCTGGCCTTATCGCCGCTTGGACCCAAGGCAACGACAACCCCAAGGCGACTTAA
- a CDS encoding phytoene desaturase family protein: MKDSVDVLVIGSGIGGLCCAGLCAKSGRDVLVLEAHQQLGGAAHGFQRQGYHLESGPSLWSGLGRWPSNNPLAQVLRALGQTLEVVPYSAWDVLLPEGDLSVAVGNDGFEAVVGQLRGSAAVEEWRRFMEVLRPIAAAADALPLLSMRPGVDGMAQLLQRGGRLLPHLRAMRHLAGAFGPLVDRHLQDPFLRHWVDLLCFLISGMPMGDTNAAAMATLFGEWFQPEAHLDYPLGGSAAVVDALVKGLKEHGGSLRTGVTVRSLLLDGDRVVGVELQNGEQISAQRVVSNADIWSTLAMLPDGAAEAWQRQRVETPRCNSFLHLHLGFDASGLAPLPIHTVWVDDWNRGIAAERNVVVLSVPSVLDASMAPAGRHVLHGYTPASEPWSLWREHTRGTPAYDALKQERCEVFWHVLERTIPDIRDRCDLVMEGTPLTHSHFLNVSEGSYGPALSAAKGLFPGVTTPLENLWLCGASTFPGIGIPPVAASGAMAAHAILGGQAQTRLLKELGI, translated from the coding sequence GTGAAGGACAGCGTCGATGTCCTCGTGATTGGAAGTGGCATTGGAGGGCTCTGCTGTGCGGGGCTCTGTGCCAAATCGGGTCGGGATGTGTTGGTGCTTGAAGCTCATCAACAGCTAGGCGGAGCCGCCCATGGTTTTCAAAGACAGGGCTATCACCTTGAGTCGGGTCCATCCCTGTGGAGTGGCCTAGGGCGCTGGCCAAGCAACAACCCCCTAGCTCAAGTGCTGCGGGCCCTGGGCCAGACCTTGGAGGTTGTTCCCTACAGCGCTTGGGATGTGCTGCTCCCCGAAGGTGATCTGAGCGTTGCCGTCGGCAATGACGGTTTTGAAGCCGTTGTGGGGCAGCTGCGGGGTTCCGCCGCTGTGGAGGAGTGGCGGCGATTCATGGAGGTGTTGCGTCCGATTGCTGCGGCGGCTGATGCGTTGCCGCTCTTGTCGATGCGGCCTGGTGTGGACGGGATGGCCCAACTGTTGCAGCGTGGAGGGCGGTTACTGCCACATCTCCGGGCGATGCGACACCTCGCCGGTGCCTTTGGGCCGTTGGTGGATCGACATCTCCAGGATCCGTTCCTTCGCCACTGGGTGGACTTGCTCTGCTTCCTGATCAGTGGGATGCCGATGGGCGACACCAATGCCGCTGCGATGGCCACCTTGTTTGGGGAGTGGTTTCAGCCCGAGGCCCATCTCGACTATCCCCTCGGTGGTAGTGCCGCGGTGGTGGATGCCCTAGTGAAGGGCCTTAAGGAGCACGGCGGCAGCCTTCGGACCGGCGTCACCGTGCGATCTCTTCTGTTGGACGGTGATCGTGTTGTGGGGGTGGAGTTGCAGAACGGGGAGCAGATTTCTGCACAGCGCGTTGTGAGCAACGCCGACATCTGGAGCACGCTGGCGATGCTCCCAGATGGCGCCGCTGAGGCATGGCAGCGTCAACGCGTAGAGACGCCTCGTTGCAACAGCTTTTTGCATCTTCATTTGGGTTTTGATGCCAGCGGTTTGGCTCCCCTGCCCATCCACACGGTGTGGGTGGACGACTGGAACCGGGGAATTGCCGCTGAGCGCAATGTCGTGGTGTTGTCGGTCCCTTCTGTCCTCGATGCCTCGATGGCTCCTGCCGGACGCCACGTCTTGCATGGCTACACCCCAGCCAGCGAGCCTTGGTCGTTGTGGCGTGAGCACACCCGTGGCACGCCGGCCTATGACGCGTTGAAACAGGAGCGGTGCGAGGTGTTTTGGCATGTTCTAGAGCGAACGATCCCCGATATTCGTGACCGCTGCGATCTGGTGATGGAGGGCACACCCTTGACCCACAGCCATTTCTTAAATGTGAGCGAAGGGAGCTACGGGCCAGCACTTTCCGCAGCGAAGGGCTTGTTCCCTGGGGTGACGACTCCACTCGAGAATCTGTGGCTTTGTGGTGCCAGCACCTTCCCCGGGATTGGCATCCCCCCCGTCGCGGCGAGCGGGGCCATGGCAGCCCACGCCATCTTGGGTGGCCAGGCTCAGACGCGTTTGCTGAAGGAGTTGGGGATCTGA
- a CDS encoding DUF6737 family protein, translated as MTSKPSVSDPAELPPFWALKPWWCQPWSIVSTGIIGVLGSWLILHRLWITLPMAIAVALWWGLFLVVVPSAYKESLQQDLLGRRP; from the coding sequence GTGACCTCGAAGCCCTCCGTTAGCGACCCTGCCGAACTCCCACCATTCTGGGCGCTCAAGCCTTGGTGGTGTCAGCCCTGGTCGATTGTTTCGACCGGAATAATTGGCGTGCTGGGCTCCTGGCTGATCCTGCACCGGCTTTGGATCACCCTGCCAATGGCGATCGCCGTCGCCCTGTGGTGGGGCCTGTTTCTCGTCGTTGTGCCAAGCGCCTACAAAGAAAGCCTGCAGCAGGACTTATTGGGCCGCAGACCGTGA
- a CDS encoding PCC domain-containing protein has protein sequence MRPLPLKLAPGSDLRLSLEDLARREGIDGFVLGVVGNLTRAAFQCPGQSEPTVLEGDLEVITLNGTLSPDSVHLHLSLSDGACQVWGGHLEPGTIVQKGADVLIGVLEQNKPAATTTATAPRLEIAVLPGCPWCSRALRLLRTLDLPHTVITVNDDSTFKSVQSRSGMGTFPQVFVDGALIGGYDDLTTLHAAGDLEALR, from the coding sequence ATGCGTCCCCTGCCGCTCAAGCTTGCACCCGGCAGTGACCTGCGCCTCAGCCTGGAGGATTTGGCTCGTCGCGAGGGCATCGATGGATTTGTCCTTGGCGTGGTGGGCAACCTCACGCGCGCAGCTTTCCAATGCCCAGGCCAATCAGAGCCCACCGTCCTGGAAGGTGATCTTGAAGTGATCACCTTGAACGGCACGCTGAGCCCTGATTCCGTTCATCTCCATCTGAGCCTTTCCGATGGCGCTTGTCAGGTTTGGGGAGGGCACCTTGAGCCAGGCACCATCGTGCAAAAAGGGGCCGATGTACTAATTGGCGTTCTTGAACAAAACAAACCAGCGGCTACGACAACCGCAACGGCACCGCGCCTCGAGATTGCTGTGCTGCCCGGATGTCCCTGGTGCAGCAGGGCGCTGCGCCTACTTCGGACCTTGGATCTTCCCCACACCGTGATCACGGTGAATGACGACAGCACGTTCAAGAGCGTTCAAAGCCGTAGTGGGATGGGGACATTCCCCCAGGTATTCGTCGACGGCGCCTTGATCGGTGGCTACGACGATCTCACCACGCTCCACGCTGCTGGTGACCTCGAAGCCCTCCGTTAG
- a CDS encoding ribbon-helix-helix domain-containing protein — protein MPLLQDLVLELQQRLGEAPPAPPTAAVADAASSERINVTLPRGVMDDLKRHALEEGRSCGNLAAYLLEEALRRHRPLG, from the coding sequence GTGCCACTTCTCCAGGATCTTGTTCTTGAGTTGCAGCAGCGCCTTGGGGAGGCTCCCCCAGCTCCTCCAACGGCAGCGGTGGCGGATGCTGCCAGTTCTGAGCGCATCAATGTGACGCTGCCCCGTGGAGTGATGGATGACTTGAAGCGCCACGCCCTTGAGGAAGGCCGGAGCTGTGGAAACCTCGCGGCTTACCTGTTGGAGGAGGCGTTGCGTCGTCACCGTCCCCTGGGCTGA
- a CDS encoding transporter substrate-binding domain-containing protein, protein MRRFRQKSAVVLVVLLLAGLPAQARKLKVGITGSPPFVIEENNSFQGISLDVWRQVAEDNELVYDLVPQSSPEAGIAAVDQGQIDVLVGPISITPRRLAMPGVDFTQPYYLAKSGVLLPLDSPTIFSRVKVFFGWAVISSILVLISVLLVVGSLIWLAERRENSEQFPKRWLPGIASGMWFAVVTLTTVGYGDKAPISRTGRGITATWMVISLIAVSSLTASLASAFTLFFSGARETIIRSPAQLQQRRVATIEGTSGVELAERGSMRVLKTENLTSGIELVLSEQAEAVIFDRPAMRHHIKQNPHLAVQLAPFTLAEETYGFVFKTGNPLRNPMNVSILRLQRLGEIKSIANKLLN, encoded by the coding sequence ATGCGGAGGTTCCGACAAAAATCAGCCGTTGTGCTGGTTGTCCTCCTGCTAGCGGGACTCCCAGCGCAGGCACGCAAATTAAAAGTAGGCATCACCGGTTCCCCACCGTTTGTAATTGAGGAGAACAACTCCTTCCAAGGCATCAGCCTTGATGTTTGGCGACAGGTCGCGGAAGACAACGAGCTGGTTTACGACCTCGTGCCGCAGAGCTCGCCGGAGGCCGGCATCGCGGCGGTCGACCAGGGACAGATCGATGTGTTGGTCGGGCCGATCAGCATCACCCCTCGCCGTTTGGCCATGCCAGGAGTCGATTTCACTCAGCCCTACTACCTCGCCAAGTCCGGGGTCTTGCTCCCCCTCGATTCACCCACGATCTTTAGCCGGGTGAAGGTGTTCTTTGGCTGGGCCGTGATCTCTTCGATCTTGGTGCTCATCAGCGTATTGCTGGTGGTGGGCAGTTTGATTTGGTTAGCCGAACGTCGCGAAAATAGTGAGCAGTTTCCGAAACGCTGGCTGCCAGGGATTGCCAGCGGAATGTGGTTTGCCGTCGTCACCCTCACCACCGTGGGTTATGGAGACAAAGCCCCCATCAGTCGAACAGGCCGAGGCATTACGGCCACATGGATGGTGATCTCTTTGATTGCCGTGTCGTCGTTAACCGCAAGCCTGGCCTCAGCATTCACCTTGTTTTTCTCCGGAGCGAGAGAAACAATCATCCGTTCACCCGCTCAACTGCAACAACGTCGCGTGGCCACCATTGAAGGGACCAGTGGGGTGGAGTTGGCGGAACGAGGCAGCATGCGCGTTCTCAAAACTGAGAACCTCACCAGCGGCATTGAATTGGTGTTGTCGGAACAAGCAGAAGCAGTGATTTTTGATCGGCCGGCCATGCGGCATCACATCAAACAAAATCCTCACTTGGCTGTTCAGCTGGCACCCTTCACGCTTGCGGAGGAAACCTATGGGTTTGTGTTTAAGACAGGGAATCCCCTAAGGAATCCCATGAACGTGTCGATCCTGCGACTGCAGCGCTTGGGCGAAATCAAATCCATCGCGAACAAACTCTTGAACTAA
- the pdeM gene encoding ligase-associated DNA damage response endonuclease PdeM, giving the protein MACQIWRWGNESLHFLPEKALWREIDRVLMVADLHLGKAEVFQANGVPMPSDGDAGTLNPLLDLCHAWQPKRLILLGDLIHARLGLTEHLRAVLRALPALCGCEVVLIGGNHDRDSWLEGLPQQPSQSLGDLWLSHIPETPPDPDQLNVCGHLHPVASVQSRSDRLRLPCFAFDPKGPRLVIPAFGQLTGGHECGERYQQWLVADDAIVPWLASFPNKRGRQTA; this is encoded by the coding sequence ATGGCTTGTCAGATCTGGCGTTGGGGGAATGAATCTCTGCACTTTTTGCCAGAAAAGGCACTCTGGCGGGAAATAGATCGTGTGCTGATGGTGGCTGATTTGCATCTTGGTAAGGCCGAGGTGTTTCAAGCCAACGGCGTGCCGATGCCGAGTGATGGTGATGCTGGAACCCTCAACCCGCTCCTTGATCTGTGCCATGCGTGGCAACCCAAGCGGCTGATTCTTTTGGGGGATCTGATCCACGCTCGTCTTGGACTAACCGAGCATTTGCGTGCTGTTCTGAGGGCGTTGCCGGCTCTTTGTGGATGCGAGGTGGTGTTGATCGGTGGCAATCACGACCGTGACAGTTGGCTTGAAGGTTTGCCTCAACAACCCTCCCAGAGCCTTGGTGACCTCTGGTTAAGTCACATTCCTGAAACGCCCCCTGATCCCGATCAGCTCAATGTTTGTGGCCATCTTCATCCCGTGGCATCGGTACAAAGTCGTTCAGATCGGTTGCGCTTGCCGTGTTTTGCCTTTGATCCGAAGGGGCCACGGTTGGTGATCCCAGCTTTTGGACAGTTGACGGGAGGCCATGAATGCGGCGAGCGTTACCAGCAATGGCTTGTGGCCGACGACGCCATCGTTCCTTGGCTCGCTTCATTCCCCAACAAACGAGGACGACAGACCGCGTGA
- a CDS encoding 4'-phosphopantetheinyl transferase family protein yields the protein MRVVPAWEWIEGTSFRYGPLIGVLPESPQRAAQIQVSEQLTLRLFGEAGVQVQSEELGRTIYGKPQLRWRRDCAFHHSISHTGPITVGVLSEGAIGIDVEFEDRRIGVSPSLLLRRMFSTEQDAASCLERWSLLQLWTIKEAVLKASGYGLAGGLTNVALNRQRGSAECFGQVYGLTLLRWQQYLITIAAKANV from the coding sequence ATGAGGGTTGTTCCAGCTTGGGAATGGATCGAAGGAACATCGTTTCGCTATGGCCCTCTCATTGGAGTGTTACCGGAATCTCCTCAACGCGCGGCCCAAATTCAGGTCAGTGAGCAGCTCACGTTGCGCTTGTTCGGTGAAGCCGGTGTACAAGTCCAATCCGAGGAATTGGGTCGCACGATTTATGGCAAACCGCAGCTCAGATGGCGTCGCGATTGCGCGTTCCATCACAGCATCTCCCATACGGGGCCCATCACCGTTGGGGTGCTGAGTGAGGGGGCAATTGGCATTGATGTGGAATTTGAAGATCGTCGGATCGGAGTATCTCCCTCGTTGTTATTGCGGCGAATGTTTTCAACCGAACAGGATGCAGCCTCATGCTTAGAGCGTTGGTCGTTGCTTCAGCTTTGGACGATCAAGGAGGCCGTGCTTAAAGCCAGTGGATATGGACTGGCTGGAGGGCTTACGAATGTTGCCCTCAATCGACAACGTGGGTCAGCAGAATGTTTTGGCCAGGTGTATGGGCTCACACTGTTGCGGTGGCAGCAATACCTGATCACCATCGCTGCAAAGGCGAATGTTTGA